A genomic region of Fusarium oxysporum Fo47 chromosome VI, complete sequence contains the following coding sequences:
- a CDS encoding carbon-nitrogen hydrolase yields MDYKIVVAAVHAAPVFMNKAATTDKVINLIEQASKESIELLVFPETFIPGYPYWIECYPPLQQVGALAKYADESVVVQDGDEIARISAACRRTGVAISLGISERIAQGYTLFNSQVNIDADGTLLGVHRKLQPTYVERSVWAQGGGHTLRTYRLTASGRPFNLGGLCCWEHTMNGARQALITQHEHIHAGAWPALSTMAGFEAVADSQIEALMKAHALTAQVFVITASNYVDDTCLEWMEKNLGKQEFVKAGGGWSAVIHPFCSFLAGPHTGAEEKLVKAEVDLSQLGQVKVWVDAAGHYQRPEILKFSFDDQPLWADEKSAPRRSSPVKNNAEGESVPELHY; encoded by the exons ATGGATTACAAAATCGTCGTCGCAGCGGTACACGCCGCGCCCGTGTTCATGAATAAGGCCGCTACTACCGACAAGGTTATCAACTTGATTGAGCAAGCGAGTAAGGAGAGCATTGAGCTTCTAGTCTTTCCTGAGACGTTTATTCCTGGATATCCG TATTGGATAGAGTGCTACCCGCCCCTCCAACAAGTAGGGGCTCTCGCCAAATATGCCGATGAGAGCGTCGTTGTCCAAGACGGCGACGAAATCGCACGCATCTCGGCTGCCTGCCGCCGCACTGGTGTAGCCATCAGCCTTGGTATTTCAGAGCGCATAGCTCAAGGTTACACGCTCTTCAATTCCCAAGTCAATATCGATGCAGATGGCACCTTGCTGGGCGTGCACCGCAAGCTGCAGCCAACATATGTTGAACGCTCTGTTTGGGCACAAGGTGGTGGCCATACTCTAAGAACATACAGGCTGACAGCTTCAGGACGGCCTTTCAACCTCGGTGGTCTTTGCTGTTGGGAACATACCATGAACGGTGCGCGCCAAGCGCTCATCACTCAGCATGAACATATCCACGCCGGGGCTTGGCCGGCCTTGTCTACCATGGCTGGGTTCGAAGCCGtggctgattctcaaatcGAGGCTTTGATGAAGGCACATGCCCTCACAGCTCAAGTCTTTGTCATCACCGCGTCTAACTATGTTGACGATACTTGTCTCGAGTGGATGGAGAAGAATCTAGGCAAGCAGGAGTTTGTCAAGGCGGGCGGGGGGTGGTCAGCTGTTATTCATCCGTTTTGCTCATTTCTTGCTGGGCCCCATACTGGTGCTGAAGAGAAGcttgtcaaggctgaggtgGACCTGTCGCAGCTTGGGCAGGTCAAGGTTTGGGTTGATGCCGCTGGCCATTATCAACGTCCGGAAATCCTTAAGTTTAGCTTTGACGACCAGCCTCTGTGGGCAGATGAAAAGTCAGCCCCTAGGAGATCTTCACCTGTTAAGAATAATGCTGAAGGGGAATCAGTGCCAGAGTTGCATTATTGA